In the genome of Pseudomonas protegens, one region contains:
- the tssH gene encoding type VI secretion system ATPase TssH, giving the protein MINVDLQQLIQALDADTRRDLERCAERCVARGGSKILVEDLLLELLERPQGLLARALQDAGIEAAELVAVLQPGTEHSASRNPVFAPELVQWLQDALLVASLELGQTQVQQAALLLALLRNPLRYAGSRYQPLLARLNSQRLKDFALAQQGDPEAPGQPLAAGESLLQRFTHNLTQQARDGRLDPVLCRDEALRQMVDILARRRKNNPIIVGEAGVGKTAVVEGLASRIAAGEVPQALLGVELLVLDMGLLQAGASVKGEFERRLKGVIDEVKAAPRPIIMFIDEAHTLIGAGGNAGGGDAANLLKPALARGELRTIAATTWSEYKKYFEKDPALARRFQPVQLHEPSVDEAVTILRGLAPVYAQSHGIYLRDDAVVAAAELSARYLAGRQLPDKAVDVLDTACARVRISLAAAPQSLERLRAELAEGGRQCQALRRDAEAGLSIDQAALAQLEQRLIEAEQERQALEQRWLEQRRLAERLLVLRQELAQARAAASTSPQDPAQTPPTVDLDALQAELEAVHGLLSSAQTAERLVSFEVCPRLVAEVISAWTGVPLEQLAREHNARVASFADDLRARIRGQEQAVQALDRSMRAVAAGLNKPDAPVGVFLLVGPSGVGKTETALALADLLYGGERFLTTINMSEFQEKHSVSRLIGSPPGYVGYGEGGMLTEAVRQKPYSVVLLDEVEKADPDVLNLFYQIFDKGLANDGEGRAIDFRNTLILMTSNLASERIDALCRGPQRPSAEDLEQAIRPVLSAHFKPALLARMRVVPFYPVDAAVLRELIEIKLQRLGQRLGRRQLQFSHCPELVTQLARRCGQSDSGARLIDHLLEAHLMPRVADRLLQAMASGESLAQVYATVDADGGVVCEFV; this is encoded by the coding sequence ATGATCAACGTCGATTTGCAACAACTGATCCAGGCACTGGATGCCGATACCCGGCGCGACCTGGAGCGCTGCGCCGAGCGTTGCGTGGCCCGTGGCGGCAGCAAGATCCTGGTCGAGGACCTGCTGCTGGAACTGCTGGAGCGACCCCAGGGGCTGCTTGCCCGGGCCCTGCAGGATGCCGGGATCGAGGCCGCTGAGCTGGTGGCGGTGCTGCAACCCGGGACCGAGCACAGCGCTTCACGCAACCCGGTGTTTGCGCCGGAGCTGGTGCAATGGCTGCAAGACGCCTTGCTGGTGGCCAGCCTGGAACTGGGGCAGACCCAGGTGCAGCAGGCGGCGTTGCTCCTGGCCCTGCTGCGCAACCCGCTGCGCTACGCCGGCAGCCGCTACCAGCCGTTGCTGGCGCGCTTGAACAGCCAGCGCCTGAAGGACTTCGCCCTGGCCCAGCAGGGTGATCCCGAGGCCCCGGGGCAGCCTCTGGCCGCTGGCGAATCGCTGTTGCAGCGCTTCACCCACAACCTCACCCAGCAGGCCCGGGACGGCCGGCTCGACCCGGTGCTGTGCCGCGATGAAGCGCTACGCCAGATGGTGGATATCCTCGCCCGACGGCGCAAGAACAACCCGATCATTGTCGGCGAAGCCGGGGTCGGCAAGACCGCGGTGGTGGAGGGGCTGGCGTCGCGGATTGCCGCCGGTGAAGTGCCCCAGGCGCTGCTGGGCGTCGAGTTGCTGGTCCTGGACATGGGCTTGCTGCAGGCCGGGGCCAGCGTCAAGGGCGAGTTCGAGCGTCGCCTCAAGGGGGTGATCGACGAGGTCAAGGCCGCGCCGCGGCCGATCATCATGTTCATCGACGAGGCCCATACCCTGATCGGTGCCGGTGGCAACGCCGGCGGTGGCGACGCCGCCAACCTGCTCAAGCCGGCCCTGGCCCGGGGCGAACTGCGCACCATCGCCGCCACCACCTGGAGCGAGTACAAGAAATACTTCGAGAAGGACCCGGCCCTGGCCCGGCGTTTCCAGCCGGTGCAGTTGCACGAGCCCAGCGTCGACGAGGCGGTGACCATCCTGCGCGGCCTGGCCCCGGTCTATGCACAGAGCCATGGCATTTACTTGCGCGACGATGCGGTGGTGGCGGCGGCGGAATTGTCGGCGCGCTACCTGGCGGGCCGCCAGTTGCCGGACAAGGCGGTGGATGTGCTGGACACCGCCTGTGCCCGGGTGCGCATCAGTCTGGCGGCAGCACCGCAGAGCCTGGAGCGGCTGCGGGCCGAGCTGGCCGAAGGTGGGCGCCAGTGCCAGGCCCTGCGGCGCGATGCCGAGGCCGGGCTGAGTATCGACCAGGCGGCCCTGGCCCAGCTGGAACAGCGCCTGATCGAGGCCGAGCAGGAACGCCAGGCCCTGGAGCAACGCTGGCTGGAGCAGCGCCGGCTGGCCGAGCGCCTGCTGGTCCTGCGCCAGGAACTGGCCCAGGCCCGCGCCGCCGCGAGCACCAGCCCCCAGGACCCGGCGCAGACCCCGCCAACAGTGGACCTCGATGCCCTGCAGGCAGAACTGGAGGCGGTCCATGGCCTGTTGAGCAGCGCGCAAACCGCGGAGCGCCTGGTCAGCTTTGAAGTGTGTCCACGGCTGGTGGCTGAAGTCATCAGCGCCTGGACCGGTGTGCCCCTGGAGCAGCTGGCCCGCGAGCACAACGCCCGGGTGGCCAGTTTCGCCGACGATCTGCGGGCGCGGATCCGCGGCCAGGAACAAGCGGTGCAGGCCCTCGACCGTTCCATGCGCGCCGTCGCCGCCGGCCTGAACAAGCCCGACGCGCCGGTGGGGGTGTTCCTGCTGGTGGGCCCCAGCGGGGTCGGCAAGACCGAAACCGCCCTGGCCCTGGCGGACCTGCTGTACGGCGGCGAACGCTTCCTGACCACCATCAACATGTCCGAGTTCCAGGAGAAACACAGCGTCTCGCGGCTGATCGGCTCGCCGCCGGGCTACGTCGGTTATGGCGAGGGCGGCATGCTCACCGAAGCGGTGCGTCAGAAGCCCTATTCGGTGGTGCTGCTGGACGAGGTGGAGAAGGCCGATCCGGACGTGCTCAACCTGTTCTACCAGATCTTCGACAAGGGCCTGGCCAACGATGGCGAAGGGCGCGCGATCGACTTTCGCAACACCCTGATCCTGATGACCTCGAACCTCGCCAGCGAACGCATCGACGCCCTGTGCCGAGGTCCGCAGCGGCCCAGTGCCGAGGACCTGGAACAGGCGATCCGCCCGGTCCTCAGTGCCCACTTCAAGCCGGCGCTGCTGGCCCGCATGCGGGTGGTGCCGTTCTACCCGGTGGACGCTGCGGTGCTGCGGGAGCTGATCGAGATCAAGCTGCAGCGCCTGGGCCAGCGCCTGGGGCGCCGGCAACTGCAGTTCAGTCATTGCCCGGAACTGGTGACGCAACTGGCCCGGCGCTGCGGGCAGAGCGACAGCGGTGCGCGGTTGATCGACCACCTGCTGGAGGCGCATCTGATGCCCCGGGTGGCCGATCGCCTGCTGCAGGCCATGGCCAGCGGCGAGTCCCTTGCGCAGGTGTACGCCACGGTGGATGCCGACGGCGGCGTGGTCTGCGAGTTTGTTTGA
- the tssG gene encoding type VI secretion system baseplate subunit TssG, producing the protein MDATHGATAPALSELSRGIREYSLFQAVMLVVDRLRDAHPQMNDDELYDQLEFQANPSLGFPGSDVDRVEFFEEQGLLHARLRLNLIGLFGSGSPLPAFYGEQALGDTEDGNPTRHFLDLFHHRLQRLMLPIWRKYRYRASFSSGALDPFSSQLFALIGLGGEEIRQARELNWKRLLPYLGLLSLRAHSAALIEAVLRYYFKHAQLVIEQCIERRVQILTEQRNRLGLGNSVLGEDLVLGERVRDRSGKFRIHIRELDWQRFHEFLPIGFGYQPLCALVRFTLRDPLDYDIRLVLRQEEIRELCIGEQNACRLGWTSWLGRERADGVVTLGSLSH; encoded by the coding sequence ATGGACGCCACGCATGGGGCTACAGCCCCTGCTTTAAGCGAGCTGTCCCGAGGCATACGGGAGTACTCGCTGTTCCAGGCGGTGATGCTGGTGGTCGATCGACTGCGCGACGCTCACCCACAGATGAACGACGACGAGCTCTACGATCAGCTGGAGTTCCAGGCCAACCCGAGCCTGGGATTTCCCGGCAGCGACGTCGATCGCGTGGAGTTCTTCGAAGAGCAGGGGCTGTTGCATGCGCGCCTGCGCCTGAACCTGATCGGTCTGTTCGGCTCCGGCTCGCCGCTGCCGGCCTTCTATGGCGAGCAGGCCCTGGGCGACACCGAGGACGGCAACCCGACCCGGCATTTTCTCGATCTGTTCCACCATCGCCTGCAACGGCTGATGCTGCCGATCTGGCGCAAGTACCGCTATCGCGCGAGTTTCTCCAGCGGGGCCCTGGACCCGTTTTCCAGCCAGTTGTTCGCCCTGATCGGCCTGGGCGGCGAGGAGATCCGCCAGGCCCGTGAGCTGAACTGGAAACGCCTGTTGCCCTACCTCGGCCTGCTCAGCCTGAGGGCCCACTCGGCGGCCCTGATCGAGGCGGTGCTGCGTTACTACTTCAAACATGCGCAACTGGTGATCGAGCAATGCATTGAGCGCCGGGTGCAGATTCTCACCGAGCAGCGCAACCGCCTGGGCCTGGGCAACAGCGTGCTCGGCGAGGACCTGGTGCTGGGGGAGCGGGTGCGTGATCGCAGCGGCAAGTTCCGCATCCACATCCGCGAGCTCGACTGGCAGCGCTTCCATGAGTTCCTGCCGATCGGCTTCGGCTATCAACCGCTCTGCGCCCTGGTGCGTTTCACCTTGCGCGACCCGTTGGACTACGACATCCGCCTGGTACTGCGCCAGGAAGAAATCCGTGAACTGTGCATCGGCGAGCAGAACGCTTGCCGCCTGGGCTGGACCAGCTGGCTGGGACGGGAACGCGCCGATGGCGTGGTGACCCTGGGCAGCCTCTCTCATTAA
- a CDS encoding sigma-54-dependent Fis family transcriptional regulator, with protein MFTQIAQPLAYAESLLGMYCELARSRDEASLLADFVAAVARLSGCQLTQLYLLDATHTRLELCAECLSDATRPRPVAELPADYNGEQLLQFSLCQDRVLFLADLGCGLYQTDFLPEAGGAWRSLLCVPLANPQGAVQGLLLCASREPARLQGFAGSLRLSGSFLLAQRSLRQHWRRAATTLPTEPEAPRRAGDYGLIGSSLAMRQTCQLISKVLHSPYTVLLQGETGTGKEVVARAIHDYGPRRLQPFIVQNCAALPEHLLESELFGYRKGAFTGADSDRIGLFEAAQGGTLLLDEIGDMPLVLQAKLLRVLQESEIRPLGSNEPRQIDVRIIAATHRDLPTLVSSGEFREDLYYRLGQFPIELPPLRQRAGDVSQLARYFCDKTCAFLQREALQWSDSALQLLGGYAFPGNVRELKGLVERAVLLCEGRELLPEHLLLQRSAPDDSPTLNLRLRMEQIERGLLLECLHKHGGNRTHAARELGMSRRALHYRLARLQIQPLEPEASCS; from the coding sequence ATGTTTACCCAGATTGCCCAACCACTGGCCTACGCCGAATCCCTGCTGGGGATGTACTGCGAGCTGGCCAGGAGTCGCGACGAGGCCAGCCTGCTGGCGGACTTCGTGGCTGCCGTCGCCCGGCTCAGTGGTTGCCAGCTGACCCAGCTGTACCTGCTGGACGCCACCCATACCCGCCTGGAGCTTTGCGCCGAGTGTTTGAGCGACGCCACGCGGCCGCGGCCGGTGGCCGAGCTGCCGGCGGACTACAACGGTGAGCAGCTTTTGCAGTTCTCGCTGTGCCAGGACCGCGTGCTGTTCCTCGCCGACCTGGGCTGCGGCCTGTACCAGACCGACTTCCTGCCGGAGGCCGGCGGTGCCTGGCGCTCGCTGCTGTGCGTGCCCCTGGCCAACCCCCAGGGCGCGGTGCAAGGGTTGCTGCTGTGCGCCAGCCGCGAGCCTGCCCGGTTGCAGGGGTTTGCCGGTTCGTTGCGCCTGTCGGGCAGTTTCCTGCTGGCCCAGCGCAGCCTGCGGCAACACTGGCGGCGCGCGGCGACCACGCTGCCGACCGAGCCCGAGGCCCCGCGCCGGGCCGGCGACTACGGGCTGATCGGCAGCAGCCTGGCCATGCGCCAGACCTGCCAGCTGATCAGCAAGGTGCTGCACAGTCCCTACACGGTGCTGCTCCAGGGCGAAACCGGCACCGGCAAGGAAGTGGTGGCGCGGGCCATCCACGATTACGGACCGCGCCGCTTGCAGCCCTTCATCGTGCAGAACTGCGCGGCCTTGCCCGAGCACTTGCTGGAGAGCGAATTGTTCGGCTATCGCAAAGGCGCGTTCACCGGCGCCGACAGCGATCGCATTGGTCTGTTCGAGGCGGCGCAGGGCGGCACGCTGCTGCTGGATGAAATCGGCGACATGCCGCTGGTGCTGCAGGCCAAGTTGTTGCGGGTGTTGCAGGAAAGCGAAATCCGCCCCTTGGGCAGCAACGAGCCGCGCCAGATCGATGTGCGCATCATCGCTGCCACGCACCGCGACTTGCCGACCCTGGTCAGCAGCGGCGAGTTTCGCGAGGACCTCTATTACCGCCTTGGCCAGTTCCCCATCGAACTGCCGCCCCTGCGCCAGCGCGCGGGGGATGTGTCGCAACTGGCGCGCTACTTCTGCGACAAGACCTGCGCCTTCCTCCAGCGCGAAGCATTGCAGTGGTCCGACTCGGCGCTGCAACTGCTCGGCGGCTACGCCTTTCCCGGCAACGTGCGCGAGCTCAAGGGCCTGGTGGAGCGGGCGGTGCTGCTGTGCGAAGGCCGCGAGCTGCTGCCCGAGCACTTGCTGCTGCAACGCTCGGCGCCGGACGACTCGCCGACCCTGAACCTGCGGCTGCGCATGGAACAGATCGAGCGCGGCCTGTTGCTGGAATGCCTGCACAAGCACGGCGGCAATCGTACCCACGCCGCCCGCGAGCTGGGCATGTCGCGGCGTGCCCTGCATTACCGCCTGGCGCGCTTGCAGATCCAGCCGCTGGAACCCGAGGCGTCCTGCTCATGA
- the tssJ gene encoding type VI secretion system lipoprotein TssJ, which produces MLRCKVLLMRTATLLALSLLAACASMSPYSSLTKLDLRLSASDQLNPDLNGRPSPIVVRLLELKHPVAFENADFFSLYERAKESLAPDLVASEELELRPGQSLELKLSVDRDSRYVGVLAAYRDLPETRWRYVIPITAMEVTRSELILDQAGIRNRLQPLARADEQP; this is translated from the coding sequence ATGCTTCGCTGCAAGGTTTTGTTGATGCGCACCGCGACCCTGCTGGCGCTGTCGCTGCTCGCCGCCTGCGCCTCGATGTCGCCGTATTCGAGCCTGACCAAGCTCGACCTCAGGCTCAGCGCCAGTGACCAGTTGAACCCCGACCTCAACGGCCGGCCGTCGCCCATCGTGGTGCGGCTGCTGGAGCTCAAGCACCCGGTGGCCTTTGAAAACGCCGATTTCTTCAGCCTCTACGAGCGGGCCAAGGAATCCCTGGCCCCGGACCTGGTGGCCAGCGAGGAGCTGGAACTGCGGCCCGGGCAGAGCCTGGAGCTCAAGCTCAGCGTCGACCGTGACAGCCGTTATGTCGGGGTGCTGGCGGCCTACCGCGACCTGCCGGAAACCCGCTGGCGCTACGTGATTCCGATCACCGCGATGGAGGTCACCCGCAGTGAGCTGATCCTCGATCAGGCGGGCATTCGCAACCGTCTGCAACCTCTGGCCCGGGCGGATGAACAGCCATGA
- the icmH gene encoding type IVB secretion system protein IcmH/DotU, translating to MTKDSEYPQDDKTVLVDRHEPHADSGPLTDSAAPPRIEQLEQRMIYAARLQPAQAFNVSLNALVAAASELLSEVVRLKHSVVREDLGELNQQLSAAIRRFEARALHDGAEPGQVRSARYVLCTVADEAVVSTPWGNESQWSQMSLLSSFHNETFGGEKVFQLLEQLTRNPLRHLPMLELIYLCLSLGFEGKYRVAPRGMLELEGIRDALYRQIRQLRGDVPRELSPQWQGFGDQRRDLVRIVPWWTVALFTLVSLAVMYSGFAWVLAQQRESVLQPYRQLDSAASVSAPQDGKL from the coding sequence ATGACCAAGGACAGTGAATACCCGCAGGACGACAAGACCGTCCTCGTCGACCGCCACGAGCCCCACGCCGACAGCGGCCCGCTGACGGACTCCGCCGCGCCGCCGCGTATCGAGCAACTGGAGCAGCGGATGATCTATGCCGCGCGCCTGCAACCGGCCCAGGCCTTCAACGTCAGCCTCAACGCCCTGGTGGCTGCGGCGTCCGAGCTGCTTTCGGAAGTGGTGCGGCTCAAGCACAGCGTGGTGCGCGAAGACCTGGGCGAGCTCAACCAGCAACTGAGCGCCGCCATCCGGCGGTTCGAGGCCCGGGCGCTGCACGACGGCGCCGAGCCCGGCCAGGTGCGCAGCGCCCGCTATGTGCTGTGCACGGTGGCGGACGAGGCGGTGGTGAGCACCCCCTGGGGCAATGAAAGCCAATGGTCGCAGATGAGCCTGCTGAGCAGCTTTCACAACGAGACGTTCGGCGGCGAAAAGGTCTTCCAGCTGCTGGAGCAACTGACCCGCAACCCGTTGCGCCACCTGCCGATGCTGGAGCTCATCTACCTGTGCCTGTCCCTGGGGTTCGAGGGCAAGTACCGGGTCGCGCCCCGCGGCATGCTGGAGCTGGAAGGCATCCGCGATGCCCTGTACCGGCAGATCCGCCAGTTGCGCGGCGACGTGCCCCGGGAGCTGTCGCCCCAGTGGCAGGGCTTTGGCGATCAGCGCCGGGACCTGGTGCGGATCGTGCCCTGGTGGACGGTGGCGTTGTTCACCCTGGTGAGCCTGGCGGTGATGTATTCGGGGTTTGCCTGGGTTCTGGCGCAGCAGCGCGAGAGCGTGCTGCAACCTTATCGTCAGCTTGATTCGGCGGCGTCCGTGAGTGCGCCGCAAGACGGGAAACTGTGA
- the tagH gene encoding type VI secretion system-associated FHA domain protein TagH gives MELVFEMLDSPQRLPAASASKTFGQGGGRIGRGADCHWVIPDRQRHLSNHHAQVSYRDGAFFLTDTSSNGIVLKDSGARLPKGTPLRIEQGSTYVLGGFVMRARLMPTSASLALDVGRPLAAGSIIPDDAFLDPDPLKALAMEEQGELTDDPLALLDSPPQALEPFADYARIDTEHLLVPELVAPAPVPPASPVSPPKSPGEPFWERFAEALGVELKDLDPAAREALAIKAASLLKQSVASLQQSLRTRSELKNELRLGQTQVQSVGKNPLRFAPDAGEALERLLLDDKPGQLSGPQAIARAFGDLQAHQVALLAASRAALRSTLEHFSPQQLTLRFERDGKRPWLATAGRHWRAYTRYHQNLRLDDDWSERLLARDFAQAYEEQHRLICTLNTHAHQG, from the coding sequence ATGGAACTGGTTTTCGAAATGCTCGACAGCCCTCAGCGCCTGCCGGCCGCAAGCGCCAGCAAGACCTTCGGGCAGGGCGGGGGACGGATCGGCCGCGGCGCCGATTGCCACTGGGTGATTCCCGATCGCCAGCGGCACCTGTCCAATCACCACGCGCAGGTCAGCTATCGGGACGGCGCGTTCTTCCTCACCGATACCAGCAGCAACGGCATCGTCCTCAAGGACAGCGGTGCGCGTCTGCCCAAGGGCACGCCGCTGCGCATCGAGCAGGGCAGCACCTATGTGCTGGGGGGCTTCGTGATGCGCGCGCGGCTGATGCCGACGAGCGCGTCCCTGGCGCTGGACGTCGGCCGGCCGCTGGCCGCGGGCAGCATCATTCCCGATGACGCCTTTCTCGATCCGGATCCGCTCAAGGCCCTGGCCATGGAGGAGCAGGGCGAGCTGACGGACGATCCTCTGGCGCTGCTCGACAGCCCGCCCCAGGCCCTGGAGCCCTTCGCCGACTACGCGCGGATCGACACCGAGCACTTGCTGGTCCCCGAACTGGTGGCGCCCGCGCCGGTCCCGCCAGCGAGCCCGGTGTCGCCGCCCAAGAGCCCTGGCGAGCCGTTCTGGGAACGCTTTGCCGAGGCCCTGGGCGTTGAGCTCAAGGACCTCGATCCGGCGGCCCGGGAAGCACTGGCGATCAAGGCGGCGAGCCTGCTCAAGCAGAGTGTCGCCAGCCTGCAGCAGAGCCTGCGCACCCGTAGCGAATTGAAGAACGAACTGCGCCTGGGCCAGACCCAGGTCCAGAGCGTCGGCAAGAACCCGCTGCGCTTTGCCCCGGACGCCGGTGAAGCCCTGGAGCGGCTGCTGCTGGACGACAAGCCCGGGCAGTTGTCCGGGCCCCAGGCCATTGCCCGGGCCTTCGGCGATTTGCAGGCGCACCAGGTGGCCTTGCTCGCCGCCAGCCGGGCAGCGCTGCGCAGCACCCTGGAGCACTTTTCGCCGCAGCAGTTGACCCTGCGCTTCGAGCGCGACGGCAAGCGCCCCTGGCTGGCCACCGCCGGGCGTCACTGGCGGGCCTACACCCGTTACCACCAGAACCTGCGTCTGGACGACGACTGGAGCGAACGCCTGCTGGCCCGGGACTTTGCCCAGGCCTACGAGGAGCAGCACCGGCTGATTTGTACCCTCAACACCCACGCCCACCAAGGATGA
- the tssK gene encoding type VI secretion system baseplate subunit TssK yields the protein MNEHKVIWQEGMLLRPQHFQHNDRYFDHQLKTRTQLLGSYTWGFLGLEIDLQYLNMGKLVISRASGILPDGSLFALGESSEPLALDVPANTGKTSVYLALPLVTGNHIEARRAEQSDVLARYITYEAQIADSNADDDSSSQISCGRPDFRLLLGEQQSDQAYVKLKVCEVQGSNAEGVINLDQEFFPTFIQTHASAYLLSCLKEVISMLAHRGDTIAERIRSNGKVGGAEVGDFMMLQLINRSEVVLRHYLDLEQVHPEELYRTLLGMLGDLSTFSSESKRPRLDTRYQHSDQGASFRSLMDAIRQVLSMVLEQHAMELALQERQYGILVAALHDHSLLESASFVLAASANCDAEELRHRLPAHLKVGPVENIRQLVNLHLPGIKVKPLSVAPRQIPFHSSKTYFILEFSPQELTQLERSGGFAFHVSGEFSELELKFWAIRN from the coding sequence ATGAACGAACATAAAGTCATCTGGCAGGAAGGCATGTTGCTGCGTCCCCAGCACTTCCAGCACAACGACCGCTATTTCGATCATCAGCTCAAGACCCGCACCCAGTTGCTGGGCAGCTACACCTGGGGCTTTCTCGGTCTGGAGATCGACCTGCAGTACCTGAACATGGGCAAGCTGGTGATCAGCCGGGCCTCGGGGATCCTGCCGGACGGCAGTCTGTTCGCCCTTGGGGAGAGCAGCGAGCCCCTGGCCCTGGACGTGCCGGCCAACACCGGCAAGACCTCGGTGTACCTGGCGCTGCCCCTGGTCACTGGCAACCACATCGAAGCCCGGCGCGCCGAGCAGTCCGATGTGCTGGCGCGCTACATCACCTACGAAGCGCAGATCGCCGACTCCAATGCCGACGACGACTCCAGCAGCCAGATCAGTTGCGGACGCCCGGACTTCCGCCTGTTGCTGGGCGAGCAGCAAAGCGACCAGGCCTACGTCAAGCTCAAGGTCTGCGAGGTGCAGGGCAGCAACGCCGAAGGGGTGATCAACCTCGATCAGGAGTTCTTCCCGACCTTCATCCAGACCCACGCCTCGGCCTACCTGCTGTCGTGCCTGAAGGAGGTGATCAGCATGCTCGCCCACCGTGGCGACACCATCGCCGAGCGCATCCGCTCCAATGGCAAGGTCGGTGGCGCCGAGGTCGGCGATTTCATGATGCTGCAGCTGATCAACCGCAGCGAAGTGGTGCTGCGCCACTACCTGGACCTGGAGCAGGTGCATCCGGAGGAGCTGTATCGCACCTTGCTCGGCATGCTGGGCGACCTGTCGACCTTCTCCAGCGAGAGCAAGCGCCCGCGCCTGGACACCCGCTACCAGCACAGCGACCAGGGGGCGAGTTTTCGCAGCCTGATGGACGCCATTCGCCAGGTGCTGTCCATGGTCCTGGAGCAGCACGCCATGGAGCTGGCCTTGCAGGAGCGCCAGTACGGCATCCTGGTGGCGGCGCTGCACGATCACTCGCTGCTGGAGTCGGCTTCCTTCGTCCTGGCCGCCAGCGCCAACTGCGACGCCGAAGAGTTGCGTCATCGCTTGCCGGCGCACCTCAAGGTCGGCCCGGTGGAGAACATCCGCCAGCTGGTCAACCTGCACCTGCCGGGGATCAAGGTCAAACCGCTCTCGGTGGCGCCGCGACAGATCCCGTTCCACTCCAGCAAGACCTATTTCATCCTCGAATTCAGCCCCCAGGAGCTGACTCAACTGGAACGTTCCGGCGGCTTTGCCTTCCACGTTTCCGGGGAGTTCTCCGAGCTTGAGCTGAAATTCTGGGCCATCAGGAACTGA